Part of the Lichenicola cladoniae genome is shown below.
GCGCCTGGATGATCCCCTGGAGGTCCGGATGGAAACTGTCGGCCGTCCCATCTGTCCCGAAGACGAAGTGATGCTGCTGGGCGAGGACGACCAGCCCGTGTCGGACGGCGAGGTGGGGGAGCTCTGCTGCCGCGGCCCCTACACGCTTCACGGCTATTACCGCGCCGAGGAGCATAATCGCCGCGCCTTCACTCCTGACGGCTTCTATCGCAGCGGCGACCTGATGCGTCGCCACCCAACCGGCAACTATCTGGTGGAGGGTCGCAAGAAGGACCTGATCAACAGGGGCGCCGAGAAGATCAGCGCCGAGGAGATCGAAGAGTTGATCCTGCGCCACCCGGCCGTCGAGAACGTGGCCTGCGTCGCCATGCCCGACCCGGTCATGGGGGAGAAGACCTGCGCCTGTGTGGTTTTGCGTAACGACGCGCGCCTGAACCTAGCCGAGTTGGTAGATTTCCTGCAGCAGTTCGAGTTGGCCAAGTACAAGCTGCCAGAGCGGCTGGAAGTCTTTTCTCAGCTCCCGCTTAGCAACTTCGGCAAGGTGTCAAAGAAGGACCTCGTCGTCGACGTCGTGGAACGCATGAAGGCCGTTGCATGAGCGTGCTGTCCGTCGAAGTCCGCTCGGGCGTCGCGGTCCTCACGCTCAGCGACCCTGACCGTCGCAACATCCTCTCCGCCGCCATGTGCATGGCCCTCAGCGCTGCGGTTGCGGAGGCTGCCAACGACCCTCACGTGAACGCCCTGCTGATCACGGGCGCCGGCTCCGCCTTCTGCGCTGGGGCCGATCTCGCTGCCCTGGAGGCCGCGTCAAAGGGCGATGATCGGGAGGTGCTGGCCGTCTACAAGGCCTTCATGGACGTGGCCGATAGCGTCTTGCCGACCGTGGCCGTGGTGAACGGCCCGGCGGTGGGGGCCGGCTTCAATCTGGCGCTTGCTTGCGATTGGCGGATCGCCGGCGCCCGGGCCCGGTTCGACACCCGTTTCTTGAAGCTCGGGCTGCATCCCGGCGGCGGGCACGGCTGGATGCTGATCCGCGCCATCGGGTGGGCGGCGGCCTCGCGGCTTCTCCTCGGCGGCGGCTCCGCGGATGCTGTCGAGGCGCTGCGCATCGGTCTGGTTGAGACTGTAGCGCCCGACGATCAGTTGTTGGAAACAGCCCTGGCGAGTCTCGGTGATCTAGGGCGTACGCCACGGGAGCTCTTGCTACGCACCAAGGCCAGCATGCGGCAGGCGACGAAGACGACTCATGCCGAGGCCTTCATCCACGAAACCATCGAGCAGCGTTGGTCGCTCGGTGAGCCCGCCTTTGCCGCCATGGTGGCGCGGGCTGCCGCTCGATGAGCGGCGCGCCGCCCGTACTGATCGTGCAAGACGGCGCTGTTGCGCGCTTGACGATCAATCGGCCCCTGGCACTCAACGCCATGGATTCTCACGCCCATCTGGCGCTGAGCAACGCCCTGACAGCGTGCGAGGGCGACGACACGATCCGCGTTATCGTGCTGTCCGGGGCAGGCGAGAAGGCTTTCTCCGCCGGCCGCGACCTCAAGGAGATCGCCGCCGAGCGCGGCCTCGATCCCGCCGGACGCGCCGAGCTGGCAGCGCGCTGGAGCGCCGTGCGCCGTCTGACGGATCGCCAGGATATCACCAAGCCGATCCTGGCCCGGGTGCGCGGAATCGCCTTCGGCGGCGGCTTCGAGATCGCGCTCGCGTGCGACCTGATCATCGCCGCCGAGGACGCGCGCTTCGCTCTCCCGGAGCCCAGGCGAGGGCTGATCCCAACTGCCGGCGGCGTCCACCGCCTGCCGCGTCAGCTGCCCATGAAGGCGGCCATGGGGCTCCTGCTCACCGGCCGCGAGTTGGACGCCGCGGGCGCCCATGCGCTGGGCCTGGTCAACGCCGTCGTCCCGGTCGCCGAGCTGGATGCGGAGGTCGATCGGTGGATCGCCGATATCCTGGCCTGCGCGCCCCTGTCGCTACGCGCTATCAAGCAGTGCGTGGCCGAAGGGCTGGGCCGGCCGCTGTCGGCGGCGCTGGCCGCCCATTATCCCTTGGAGGCGGTCCGCCAGGGGAGTGACGACGCCCGCGAAGGTCCACGCGCCTTCGCCGCGAAACGTGCGCCGGTCTGGACCGGGCGCTGATCATCAAAGGTTGAAACTGTGCGTGTCATCGATCTGCACTGCTATCCAAACACGAAGGTTTGGATCGACTGCCAGGGTCCTTATGTCGACGCGCTGGCCAAGTACTGGAAGCGCGACTGGACCTGGAAGACGGAGGAGGAGGTCGCCGCCGAATTCCGCGAGTTCGGCATTGAAGCCTGTCTGGTGGCGCTGGATCTCTCGACCACCATCGCCACGCCCCCCTGCTCCAACGACTATGTGGCCGGGATGCGGGATCGCTACAGCGACTGCATGATTGGCGCTTGGGGGGCGGTTGAGCCGTCCACCGGAGAGCTGGCCATCCGCGAGGCGCGCCATGCGGTGCAGGACCTCAAGATGATCGGCTTCCACTTTCACCCGATCATGCAGCGCTTCAGCGTAGACGACGCGCGCTACTACCCGCTGTTTGAGGAGATCGCGGGTCTGGGCGTTCCAGTGATGATCGACGTCGGCATGACCGGCATGGGGGCCGGCATGCCGGGCGGCATGGGCGCCAAGACCCGCCACGCCCACCCCTCCGCCATAGACAGCCTGGCCGCCGACTTCCCCGACCTGACCATTATCATGGCCCACCCCGGCTATCCCTGGATCGAGGAGACCACGGTGGTGGCGCTGCACAAGGCCAATGTCTTCTGGGAGATGTCCGGCTGGGGGCCCAAATACCTGCCCGAAGGCATCATCCGCGACATGCGCGGGCGGCTGCGCGACAAGATGATGTTCGGCAGCGACTATCCCTCCATCCCCTATGCTCGCCTGCTGAAGGAGTGGAACGAGTTGGGCTTCACCGACGCCTTCCTGGAGGGTTTCTTCCACGGAACCGCCGAGCGCGTCCTGGGGCTTTGAACATGAGGGAAGCCGTTGTCGTCTCGACCGCGCGCACGCCGATCGGGCGCGCCTATCGCGGCGCCTTCAACATTACCCATGGCGCAGATCTCGGCGGCCATGTCATCCGCCACGCCGTCGCGCGCGCAGGCATAGCCCGGGACGAAATTGAGGATGTCGTGCTGGGCTGCGGCCGGCCGGAGGGCGCGACCGGCGGCAATATCGCCCGCCAGTCCGCCCTCGCCGCCGGGCTGCCCGACGGGGTCCCCGGTCTGACTGTCAGTCGCATGTGCTCGTCGGGCCTGCAGGCGATCGCCATCGCCGCCCAGCGGATCCTGCAGGGCGAGGGCGATGTCTATGTGGCCGGCGGGCTGGAAAGCATCTCGCTGGTCCAGAACGAGCACACCAACACTTGGCGCGCCCGGTCCCAGACCTTGCTGGACCATCGGCCAGACATCTACATGCCCATGCTGGAGACCGCCGAGCTGGTGGCGCAGCGCTACGGGATCGGCCGCGAGGTCCAGGACGCCTACGCCCTGGAAAGCCAGGTTCGGACCGCTGCAGCCCATGCCGCCGGCCGCTTTGACGCCGAGATCGTAACGCTGGACACCATCAAACAGGTCCACGCGAACGAAGAGGTCCGCGAAGAGCCGGCGCGGCTTACCCGAGACGAAGGCGCCCGCCCGGAGACCACCGCTGCGGGGCTCGCCATGCTCAAGCCGGCGCTGCGGCCGGATGGAACGGTCACCGCCGGCAACGCCAGCCAGCTTTCGGACGGCGCCTCCGCCTGCGTGTTGATGGAGCGGGCCTTAGCGGAGAAGCGGGGGCTGGAGATTCTCGGGGTATTTCGCAGCTTCGCTATTGTGGGCTGCGCCCCTGACGAGATGGGCATCGGGCCTGTTCTGGCGGTACCCAAGCTCCTGCAGCGTGCGGGCCTGCAGGTCGCGGACATCGACCTTTGGGAGTTGAACGAGGCTTTCGCTGTGCAGACGGTCTACTGCCGCGATCGGCTGAGGATCGATCCCCAGCGGTTCAACGTGAATGGCGGCGCCGTCTCGATCGGTCACCCCTACGGTATGTCGGGTGCGCGCATGACGGGCCACGCCCTGCTTGAGGGCGCCAGACGCGGCGCCAAGCGGGCCGTGGTCACCATGTGCATTGGCGGCGGCATGGGTGCGGCTGCACTTTTCGAGCTCGCCTGAGCCGCCGAGGCACGGCCGCAAACCTTGATCTAAGTCACGGTTCACGAGGAGAACGGGGCGATAACTTGCCAACTTCCGCATATGAGGATGTGGTATAGACCTCATGCGCGAGAGATGCGTGCGTGAGCGGCCCAGCCGCGTCGCATCGCGTTCAAAGCACCTAAAGTGTGCGGAATGTTCGCGCTATACGAGCGGAGGGCGCGCCGGGTGCCCTCCTCTAAGCCGCGCCGACGACGTTAAGCCGCGAGTTCCTCCAGCCGTCGGCCTCGCGTCTCGACGAAGAAGGCCGCGACGGTCGCCGCCCCGACCAGCGACGCGCCCGCGAAGAACCCGAACACGCTCGGCAGGCCGACGTGCGACAGCAGCAGGCCGACGATGAGCGGCCCTACAATTGAGGCGATGCGCATCCAAGCCGTCGCCACGCCCGTGCCGAGTGCCCGCATTCGGGTCGGATAAATTTCCGGCGCATAAACATAGATTCCGCTGAGCAGAAGCGTCAGGAAGAACATCGACACGGCCGATAGCAGCATGACGTCATGGGCGGGAAGTCGCATCCCCACCAGGATCAGCAGCGGCGCGGCGCCCCCGAGGAAGCCCATCAGGAAGCAGGGTTTGCGCCCGATCCGCTCTACCGCCCAGGCGCCGAAGAGCGCGCCGGCTATGCCTGCCGCATTGGGAACCAGCGCGTAGGCGAGGCTCAGCTTCAACGGCAGCTTATAGACGCTGACATAGAGCGTCGGCATCCAGGCCAGGAGACCATAGCCTGTGACCGACAAGCAGAAGGCGATCAGCCACACGGACAGGGAGCGGCTGCGATACCCCTTGCCCAGCAGGTCGCGGAGCCCGGCCGCCTGGGTCTTGATTGGAGGAACCAGGGAGACCTCGACGATCGGCAGGGTGCGCCCGGAAGCTACGATCTGCGCTTCTATGCGGGTGACCAGGGCGTTGGCCTCGCTCGCGCGTCCCACGGTCGCCAGCCAGCGCGGCGACTCCGGGACCAGCCAGGGAAGGAGGACGGCGAGGACCAGTGGCAGGCCGCCGATCACGAACATGACCCGCCACCCGTAATGGGGAATGATCTGGGTGGCGATGAAGGCGGTGGCCAGCGCGCCGCCCGCAAACAGCGCCTGAAGGATAAAGACGATGCGCCCGCGCAGCCGGGTGGGGCAGAGTTCGTTCAGGAAGCTGGCGGCGATCGGCACCTCGCCGCCCAGGCCCACGCCCTGGACGAAACGCAGCACCAGCAGCACCGGATAGCTCGGCGCCGCCGCGCAGCCGAGCGACAGGAGCGAGACGATGAACAGTGCCGCCATCAGCGCCGGACGTCGCCCGAACCGCTCGGCCAACCCGCTCATGCCAACGGCGCCGATCAACTGGCCGCAATAGCCGACCGCCAGAAGAAGCCCGATCTGCATGGCGTGGATATGCCAGGCACCGATCAGCGCCGGCAGCACAAAGGCGATGGTTAGGGAGTCGAAAGCGTCGAACAGATGCGCCAGCCCCACGACCGCCAGGGTGAGGACGTGGAAGGCCGAGAAGGGCAGCCGGTCGAGGCGTGCAGGTATCATAAAATCAGGGTCGAGCGCCTCGATCTTGTTGGCCAGCTTCATCGTTTCCTCCGCGGCCGCGGCCATCCCCGCGAGCCGACTTCCCCGTGCCGACCGGCGCGTTGTTATCGCGCCGCCGGCAATTATGTCGCTCGCCCATTGTGTTCGGCTTCGAAATGGCCGGGCGTCGCGACGGTGCGTGTTCTAGGCGGCGATCTTCAAAGCATCGCGCTCGATCACCGGAATGCCGGCGCCCTGAAGGAGACGATAGAGGGTTTCGATTTCCTGCTGCCGCGGCCTGGGCATGGGCGCGCGCATGAACGGGCTGGGGATCAGGCCCGCCAGCCAGGCAGCGGTCTTGTAGCGGATATGCAACCGGCCCATGTCGGCAACGTACTCGTGCAATTCGACCAGCCCGCTCTGCCAGACCGTCTTGGCGGCCGGGAAGTCGCCCCGGTCCCAGGCGTCGAGGTGGTCGAGCATCGGGTCCTTGGCGTAGTTCCAGAAACCGCTCAGCGTACCGTCAAATAGGTCATTGGCGCGATACTCGTGGAAGCGGGACGCCAGGGCGCCCATAACTGACACGTGCCGGTCGAGCTTGCGTAAGGCTTTGGCAATGATCTTATAGCCGTCGTACATGTAGGTCATCTTCCAGCCGACGATGTTGGGTATTTCGCGGCAGAGATTGACGGTGGCCTTCACGGGCAGGCCAGGGAAGAAGGGGAAGTCCGAACCCGAAACAGGGTGGGTGATGATGGGCAGGTCCACAGCGCGATCCTGAGCCTTGATGGTGTCGCCCCAAATCTCCGGATATTCGTCGGCGTCCCAGCAGGAGGTAACGTCCTGAGCACCGCCGGGCGGCGTCACGAAGATG
Proteins encoded:
- a CDS encoding enoyl-CoA hydratase, producing MSVLSVEVRSGVAVLTLSDPDRRNILSAAMCMALSAAVAEAANDPHVNALLITGAGSAFCAGADLAALEAASKGDDREVLAVYKAFMDVADSVLPTVAVVNGPAVGAGFNLALACDWRIAGARARFDTRFLKLGLHPGGGHGWMLIRAIGWAAASRLLLGGGSADAVEALRIGLVETVAPDDQLLETALASLGDLGRTPRELLLRTKASMRQATKTTHAEAFIHETIEQRWSLGEPAFAAMVARAAAR
- a CDS encoding acetyl-CoA C-acyltransferase encodes the protein MREAVVVSTARTPIGRAYRGAFNITHGADLGGHVIRHAVARAGIARDEIEDVVLGCGRPEGATGGNIARQSALAAGLPDGVPGLTVSRMCSSGLQAIAIAAQRILQGEGDVYVAGGLESISLVQNEHTNTWRARSQTLLDHRPDIYMPMLETAELVAQRYGIGREVQDAYALESQVRTAAAHAAGRFDAEIVTLDTIKQVHANEEVREEPARLTRDEGARPETTAAGLAMLKPALRPDGTVTAGNASQLSDGASACVLMERALAEKRGLEILGVFRSFAIVGCAPDEMGIGPVLAVPKLLQRAGLQVADIDLWELNEAFAVQTVYCRDRLRIDPQRFNVNGGAVSIGHPYGMSGARMTGHALLEGARRGAKRAVVTMCIGGGMGAAALFELA
- a CDS encoding enoyl-CoA hydratase-related protein, giving the protein MSGAPPVLIVQDGAVARLTINRPLALNAMDSHAHLALSNALTACEGDDTIRVIVLSGAGEKAFSAGRDLKEIAAERGLDPAGRAELAARWSAVRRLTDRQDITKPILARVRGIAFGGGFEIALACDLIIAAEDARFALPEPRRGLIPTAGGVHRLPRQLPMKAAMGLLLTGRELDAAGAHALGLVNAVVPVAELDAEVDRWIADILACAPLSLRAIKQCVAEGLGRPLSAALAAHYPLEAVRQGSDDAREGPRAFAAKRAPVWTGR
- a CDS encoding MFS transporter encodes the protein MAAAAEETMKLANKIEALDPDFMIPARLDRLPFSAFHVLTLAVVGLAHLFDAFDSLTIAFVLPALIGAWHIHAMQIGLLLAVGYCGQLIGAVGMSGLAERFGRRPALMAALFIVSLLSLGCAAAPSYPVLLVLRFVQGVGLGGEVPIAASFLNELCPTRLRGRIVFILQALFAGGALATAFIATQIIPHYGWRVMFVIGGLPLVLAVLLPWLVPESPRWLATVGRASEANALVTRIEAQIVASGRTLPIVEVSLVPPIKTQAAGLRDLLGKGYRSRSLSVWLIAFCLSVTGYGLLAWMPTLYVSVYKLPLKLSLAYALVPNAAGIAGALFGAWAVERIGRKPCFLMGFLGGAAPLLILVGMRLPAHDVMLLSAVSMFFLTLLLSGIYVYAPEIYPTRMRALGTGVATAWMRIASIVGPLIVGLLLSHVGLPSVFGFFAGASLVGAATVAAFFVETRGRRLEELAA
- a CDS encoding amidohydrolase family protein; its protein translation is MRVIDLHCYPNTKVWIDCQGPYVDALAKYWKRDWTWKTEEEVAAEFREFGIEACLVALDLSTTIATPPCSNDYVAGMRDRYSDCMIGAWGAVEPSTGELAIREARHAVQDLKMIGFHFHPIMQRFSVDDARYYPLFEEIAGLGVPVMIDVGMTGMGAGMPGGMGAKTRHAHPSAIDSLAADFPDLTIIMAHPGYPWIEETTVVALHKANVFWEMSGWGPKYLPEGIIRDMRGRLRDKMMFGSDYPSIPYARLLKEWNELGFTDAFLEGFFHGTAERVLGL
- a CDS encoding dihydrodipicolinate synthase family protein, yielding MLLPWTSDFKIDEPALRKFVRHFADDPRFTKLGGLCINPEAGEIFYMTREEKRRVLEIAMEEAHGKLPIIAGTWALTTDEMVETAKDCKALGVDGIFVTPPGGAQDVTSCWDADEYPEIWGDTIKAQDRAVDLPIITHPVSGSDFPFFPGLPVKATVNLCREIPNIVGWKMTYMYDGYKIIAKALRKLDRHVSVMGALASRFHEYRANDLFDGTLSGFWNYAKDPMLDHLDAWDRGDFPAAKTVWQSGLVELHEYVADMGRLHIRYKTAAWLAGLIPSPFMRAPMPRPRQQEIETLYRLLQGAGIPVIERDALKIAA